In a single window of the Paenibacillus sp. MMS20-IR301 genome:
- a CDS encoding Crp/Fnr family transcriptional regulator, producing MKEILDAGLLQAYLLKQQLAGIFAERLLPLLTLQSYEPGETVCSKGDPSSTLYVLVKGKLKIYTTSAEGRTLIISFKTPLELIGDVEYIQKTELLNTVEAVSPVHMIAIPYRWLDQYAKDHPPLLHFLLEIITEKFYRKSNFLSLNLMHPVDVRLASYLLSISYDESDPQFTGQLNTINLVDTANFIGTSYRHLNRVLRRFSQEGLTERRPGAILVKDRQGLSALASRNIYE from the coding sequence ATGAAGGAAATTTTAGATGCCGGCTTATTACAAGCGTATCTGCTGAAGCAGCAGCTGGCCGGGATTTTCGCAGAACGGTTATTGCCGCTGTTGACGCTGCAAAGCTACGAGCCGGGCGAGACTGTCTGTTCCAAAGGAGATCCGTCAAGCACGCTCTACGTGCTGGTCAAAGGGAAGCTTAAGATCTACACCACCTCGGCAGAGGGGCGGACATTGATTATTTCGTTCAAGACCCCGCTGGAGCTGATCGGTGATGTTGAATATATTCAAAAGACGGAATTGCTGAATACGGTTGAAGCTGTCTCCCCCGTGCACATGATTGCGATCCCGTACCGTTGGCTGGACCAGTATGCGAAGGATCACCCGCCGCTCCTGCATTTTCTGCTGGAGATTATTACTGAGAAATTCTACCGCAAATCCAACTTTCTTAGCCTGAACCTGATGCATCCGGTGGATGTGCGGCTCGCCAGCTATTTGCTGTCTATCTCGTATGATGAATCTGATCCGCAGTTCACAGGGCAGCTGAATACAATCAATCTGGTGGATACCGCTAATTTCATCGGCACCAGCTACAGGCATTTGAACAGGGTTCTCCGGAGATTCTCCCAGGAAGGCCTGACTGAACGGCGCCCGGGGGCGATTCTGGTCAAGGACCGGCAGGGATTGTCGGCGCTGGCAAGCCGGAATATCTACGAATGA
- a CDS encoding DMT family transporter, whose product MKGIIFAFLGGACITLQGVANARISQDIGTWQAATITQFTGFVMALAIALFVRDGKKHGFRKSNPLYLIGGGFAAFVIFSEVTAIQSIGVTFTISALLIAQLCLTFIIDSKGWFGVAKQKMKLPQFIGIAMMILGVVVLKF is encoded by the coding sequence ATGAAAGGAATTATTTTTGCATTTTTGGGCGGGGCCTGTATTACGCTTCAAGGGGTGGCTAATGCGCGGATCAGCCAGGATATCGGAACGTGGCAGGCAGCGACGATCACCCAGTTCACCGGGTTCGTTATGGCACTGGCTATTGCGCTGTTCGTCCGGGACGGCAAGAAGCATGGTTTCCGGAAGAGCAATCCGTTATATCTGATAGGCGGCGGTTTTGCCGCGTTCGTAATTTTCAGTGAGGTTACTGCAATTCAGAGCATTGGTGTTACCTTTACCATCTCTGCTCTGCTGATTGCCCAGCTATGCCTGACCTTCATTATCGACAGCAAGGGCTGGTTCGGGGTTGCCAAGCAGAAGATGAAGCTGCCGCAGTTCATCGGCATCGCGATGATGATTCTGGGTGTGGTTGTACTGAAGTTCTGA
- a CDS encoding VOC family protein: protein MINQIGQVMLYVNDQDASKDFWTEKLGFEVLADETDGPVRWIEVAPKGAATSIILHNKAFVAQMNPDMNLGTPSLMYFTDKFDELYSDFQNKGITVGDIVQIPSGRVFNFADNELNYFAVLEKK, encoded by the coding sequence ATGATTAACCAAATCGGCCAAGTTATGCTGTATGTGAATGACCAGGACGCATCCAAAGACTTTTGGACAGAAAAGCTGGGGTTTGAGGTGCTCGCGGATGAAACTGATGGTCCGGTGAGATGGATTGAAGTAGCTCCTAAAGGCGCCGCAACCAGTATCATACTTCACAACAAGGCGTTCGTTGCCCAAATGAATCCGGACATGAATCTGGGCACACCTTCACTGATGTATTTCACTGACAAATTTGATGAGCTTTACAGCGATTTTCAGAATAAGGGCATTACCGTAGGTGATATAGTCCAGATTCCTTCCGGACGGGTGTTTAACTTTGCAGACAATGAACTGAATTACTTCGCGGTGCTGGAGAAAAAGTAA
- a CDS encoding NUDIX domain-containing protein yields the protein MTGHIDKIAWIYIVDGKVLGARSKGKDTYYFPGGKREPGESDAQTLIREIEEELSVQIIPETIAEFGSFEAPAHGKAEGVLVRMTCLTAEYTGELQPASEIEELAWLTYADIDRVSAVSVIIMDKLRELELLS from the coding sequence ATGACTGGACATATTGATAAAATCGCCTGGATTTACATAGTGGACGGCAAGGTGCTTGGTGCCCGCTCAAAAGGGAAGGATACGTATTATTTCCCTGGAGGCAAACGTGAACCTGGTGAGAGTGATGCGCAGACGCTGATCCGTGAAATTGAAGAGGAATTGTCTGTGCAGATTATTCCGGAGACAATCGCTGAGTTCGGAAGCTTTGAAGCTCCGGCTCATGGTAAAGCGGAAGGCGTGCTGGTCAGAATGACATGCCTGACTGCAGAGTATACCGGAGAATTGCAGCCGGCATCCGAAATTGAGGAATTAGCCTGGCTGACTTATGCGGACATCGATCGTGTGTCGGCTGTCAGTGTGATCATTATGGATAAGCTGCGGGAGCTGGAGCTGCTGTCCTGA
- a CDS encoding TetM/TetW/TetO/TetS family tetracycline resistance ribosomal protection protein — translation MNNITVGLLAHVDAGKTTFAEQLLYHTEAIRSRGRVDHQDTFMDTHEIEKARGITVFADQAEFQYKESRYFLLDTPGHVDFSPEMERCLQVLDYAVVILSAVEGVESHTETVWQLLRQYNIPTLFFINKTDRTGANPLRVLDEIRQLLSKDALLLPPNPEEALGEELKSFIAERDDSLLEAFLEGDLTDAATWSALTAMVKRAEIFPCLQGSALLDQGVDEFLEYLDKLAYTEYDYQQPFAGRVYKVRHDEKGTRITYIKALQGVLKNREHLAYGAEPERLSERVTGIRKYNGVKYSSADWAAAGELFAVTGLSEALPGTSAGELQEAQGSGLIPTLKSKVLFAPPVHLKELLHAFGQLGAEDPSLNVSWDEELQELHIHVMGGIQLEILEQIMAERFRIAVAFGPPEILYKETIADTVYGCGHFEPLGHYAEVHLKLEAGERGSGIVYINSCHPDDLAVGYQHQIGQHLLESGHHGLLTGSPLTDLKITLLSGRAHNKHTSGGDFREAALRALRQGLEQAENLLLEPVYELKIRIDPDYVGKVMSDIQQASGSFLPPELTESKAVITGTVPVATFMNYGVRLASMTQGKGSLSLRVAGYQPCHQTVTVIKQRNYNKNADPVYSSTSIFCAKGQAYPVPWEEAESHMHITVRKQKEQIQQ, via the coding sequence ATGAACAATATTACTGTCGGACTGCTTGCCCATGTAGATGCCGGCAAGACGACCTTCGCCGAGCAACTGCTCTACCATACGGAAGCGATCCGCAGCCGGGGCCGGGTAGATCATCAGGATACCTTCATGGACACCCATGAGATTGAAAAAGCGCGCGGAATCACCGTTTTTGCCGATCAGGCAGAATTTCAGTACAAGGAATCCCGTTATTTCCTGCTGGACACTCCAGGCCATGTGGATTTCTCCCCCGAGATGGAGCGCTGCCTGCAGGTGCTGGATTATGCAGTAGTCATTCTGAGCGCAGTGGAAGGTGTGGAGAGCCATACCGAAACCGTATGGCAGCTGCTGCGCCAGTATAACATTCCAACCTTATTCTTCATTAATAAAACCGACCGTACCGGCGCGAACCCGCTGCGGGTGCTGGATGAGATCAGGCAGCTGCTAAGCAAGGATGCTCTGCTGCTGCCTCCGAACCCGGAAGAAGCATTAGGCGAGGAGCTGAAGTCCTTCATTGCCGAACGTGACGACTCGCTGCTGGAAGCTTTTCTGGAAGGGGATTTGACTGATGCGGCAACCTGGAGTGCACTGACGGCGATGGTGAAACGTGCAGAGATCTTCCCTTGCCTGCAAGGTTCTGCCCTGCTTGACCAGGGAGTGGATGAATTTCTGGAGTATCTGGACAAGCTGGCCTATACGGAGTATGATTACCAGCAGCCTTTTGCCGGAAGAGTCTATAAAGTCCGCCATGATGAGAAGGGCACGCGCATCACCTATATCAAAGCCCTTCAAGGCGTGCTGAAGAACAGAGAGCATCTCGCCTACGGCGCTGAACCGGAGAGGTTATCTGAGCGTGTCACTGGAATCCGCAAATATAATGGCGTTAAATACAGCTCAGCTGACTGGGCCGCGGCCGGAGAGCTGTTCGCGGTGACCGGCCTGTCCGAAGCCCTTCCCGGCACGAGTGCCGGAGAATTGCAGGAAGCTCAGGGCAGCGGTCTGATCCCGACATTGAAATCCAAAGTCCTATTCGCGCCGCCGGTGCATCTGAAGGAGCTGCTGCATGCCTTTGGCCAGCTGGGGGCGGAAGATCCGTCACTGAATGTAAGCTGGGATGAAGAGCTGCAGGAGCTGCATATTCATGTGATGGGCGGCATTCAGCTGGAGATTCTGGAGCAGATTATGGCAGAACGGTTCCGGATAGCGGTAGCTTTCGGTCCGCCGGAGATTCTCTATAAGGAGACGATTGCCGATACCGTATACGGCTGCGGACATTTCGAACCGCTGGGCCACTATGCCGAGGTGCATCTGAAGCTGGAGGCGGGTGAGCGGGGCAGCGGGATAGTGTATATCAACAGCTGCCATCCGGATGATCTGGCGGTGGGATACCAGCATCAGATCGGGCAGCATTTGCTGGAGAGCGGACATCACGGGCTGCTGACCGGCTCACCGCTTACCGACCTGAAGATTACCCTGCTGAGCGGGAGAGCGCATAATAAGCATACGAGCGGCGGGGACTTCCGGGAAGCTGCACTCCGGGCATTGCGCCAGGGGCTGGAGCAGGCTGAGAACCTGCTGCTGGAGCCGGTCTATGAGCTGAAGATAAGGATAGATCCGGATTACGTGGGAAAAGTAATGAGTGATATCCAGCAGGCGAGCGGCAGCTTCCTTCCGCCGGAGCTTACAGAATCCAAGGCTGTAATAACCGGCACTGTTCCCGTAGCAACCTTCATGAATTACGGGGTCAGGCTGGCCTCTATGACACAAGGCAAAGGCTCACTGTCACTTAGAGTGGCTGGTTACCAGCCTTGCCACCAGACAGTTACTGTCATTAAGCAGCGGAATTATAATAAAAATGCTGATCCGGTATACTCGTCCACCTCTATTTTTTGTGCCAAGGGCCAGGCTTATCCGGTGCCTTGGGAGGAGGCGGAGAGCCATATGCACATCACAGTACGCAAACAGAAGGAGCAGATACAACAATGA
- a CDS encoding aldo/keto reductase: MKYRKLGNTGLTVSEVSFGTWAIGGDWGNSSDEDGLKGLQLAMEQGVNFFDTADVYGAGHAEELLAKATKGKHDEVHIATKFCRAGDIHDPDNYSARRISEYCEQSLRRLEREAIDLYQIHCPPIEILRDGSVFAALDQLKAEGKIRHYGVSVETIEEGLLCLDYPGVAALQIIFNLFRQQPALELLPRAATRGAGILVRLPLASGLLTGKFKESSTFQANDHRHFNANGEQFNVGETFSGLPFAEGVRLARQLEWIAGGRGNMARASMRWILDHPAVSCVIPGFKNEAQVADNLAASEVPAFSSTEMERLSGFYRSEVAPHIRGGV, from the coding sequence ATGAAATACCGCAAGCTGGGGAACACAGGCTTAACTGTAAGTGAAGTCAGCTTTGGCACCTGGGCCATTGGCGGTGACTGGGGCAACAGCAGCGATGAGGATGGATTAAAGGGCTTGCAGCTGGCGATGGAGCAGGGAGTGAACTTCTTCGATACCGCCGATGTCTATGGTGCAGGTCATGCCGAAGAGCTGTTGGCTAAAGCAACTAAAGGCAAACATGACGAAGTACATATTGCTACTAAATTCTGCCGGGCCGGAGATATCCATGATCCGGATAACTATTCCGCCCGCCGCATTAGTGAATACTGCGAGCAAAGCCTGCGCCGTCTGGAGCGGGAAGCGATTGATCTGTATCAGATCCATTGTCCGCCAATAGAGATTCTGCGTGACGGCAGTGTGTTCGCAGCTCTGGACCAGCTAAAGGCCGAGGGCAAAATCCGTCATTACGGCGTCAGTGTGGAAACGATTGAGGAAGGTTTGCTGTGTCTGGACTATCCGGGTGTTGCCGCGCTGCAGATTATCTTCAATCTGTTCCGCCAGCAGCCGGCACTGGAATTATTGCCGCGTGCTGCTACCCGCGGAGCAGGAATTCTGGTCAGGCTGCCGCTGGCCAGCGGACTGTTGACCGGCAAATTCAAGGAGAGCAGTACCTTCCAGGCGAATGATCACCGCCATTTCAATGCCAATGGAGAGCAGTTCAATGTTGGTGAGACCTTCTCCGGTCTGCCGTTTGCTGAAGGGGTCCGGCTGGCCCGCCAGCTGGAATGGATTGCCGGAGGGCGCGGCAATATGGCCAGAGCCTCGATGCGCTGGATTCTCGATCATCCGGCTGTCAGCTGTGTGATTCCGGGCTTCAAGAATGAGGCTCAGGTGGCGGATAATCTGGCAGCATCAGAGGTTCCGGCTTTCAGTTCAACTGAAATGGAGCGGCTGAGCGGATTTTATCGCTCTGAGGTTGCTCCGCATATCCGTGGAGGGGTGTAG
- a CDS encoding GNAT family N-acetyltransferase yields the protein MMIELKLEDYSAVKAFFDKKQQHIPAMAVLLGSYPGRVFTDCAAAPALAVVWATGRWMYAAGEIRSAEQRLGLAAFLQSIVIPVCRLHGEQWFEIYTEDSEAWTELLMSGLEGLKVHRHMESVYEFGREKFEQLERLEEESASISADSAAARVTVDLVKFPLLEDQDEVHFEVHNRFGGLTTIGAVVRAGEQLVSVCKNNGFTVNSRYFIDVDTYAEEQRGKGYATLAARSLIRYYLGQGRQPLWETTHENKASHKLALKLGFQPVESYPVFAFVIES from the coding sequence ATGATGATTGAATTGAAGCTTGAGGATTATTCTGCGGTTAAAGCTTTCTTCGATAAGAAGCAGCAGCATATTCCGGCAATGGCAGTTCTGCTGGGAAGCTATCCGGGCAGGGTATTCACAGATTGTGCAGCAGCACCAGCATTGGCAGTTGTGTGGGCTACAGGAAGATGGATGTATGCTGCCGGTGAGATTCGTTCGGCGGAGCAAAGGCTCGGGCTGGCGGCTTTTTTGCAGAGTATAGTAATTCCTGTATGCAGGCTGCATGGTGAGCAGTGGTTCGAGATCTACACAGAAGATTCTGAGGCATGGACCGAGCTGCTGATGTCCGGGCTTGAGGGGTTGAAGGTGCACAGGCATATGGAATCGGTGTATGAATTCGGCCGGGAGAAGTTTGAACAATTGGAGCGGCTGGAAGAGGAAAGTGCCAGTATCAGTGCAGATTCCGCAGCTGCTAGGGTTACTGTGGATCTCGTGAAATTTCCGCTTCTTGAAGATCAGGATGAGGTTCATTTTGAAGTTCATAACCGGTTCGGAGGGCTGACTACTATAGGGGCTGTCGTTAGAGCGGGAGAACAGCTTGTTTCAGTCTGTAAAAATAACGGGTTCACCGTGAACAGCAGATATTTCATAGATGTGGATACCTATGCGGAAGAGCAGCGGGGGAAGGGATATGCAACGCTTGCAGCGCGTTCACTGATCCGTTACTATCTTGGGCAAGGCCGGCAGCCGTTATGGGAAACAACACATGAGAACAAAGCTTCTCATAAGCTGGCACTTAAACTGGGCTTCCAGCCTGTGGAGAGCTATCCGGTGTTTGCTTTTGTGATTGAATCTTGA
- a CDS encoding TOBE domain-containing protein — protein sequence MKISARNQFEGTVISIEEGQVNAKIVVDTGGQKLTSIISVEALRDLELKEGSPVTAVIKASSVLLMA from the coding sequence ATGAAGATCAGCGCCAGAAACCAGTTTGAGGGAACCGTAATATCGATTGAAGAAGGACAAGTTAATGCGAAGATTGTAGTGGATACCGGCGGCCAGAAGCTCACCTCAATTATCTCAGTGGAAGCACTTCGCGACTTGGAGCTGAAGGAAGGTTCTCCCGTTACAGCCGTCATCAAAGCTTCTTCTGTACTATTGATGGCGTAA
- a CDS encoding VOC family protein translates to MKFSGVCIETDDAPLLAGFYSKVLQEEPLVEGSHYGFSKIAVYNPGNVTAAKVRNVWLSFSTPDIDALYGRLLREIPGIEIIAPPERKPWGAYSVWFLDPDGNRIAVYQEDEK, encoded by the coding sequence ATGAAGTTTAGCGGAGTATGTATAGAGACCGATGATGCCCCTTTACTTGCAGGGTTTTACTCAAAGGTCCTGCAAGAGGAGCCGTTAGTTGAAGGCAGCCACTACGGATTCAGTAAGATTGCCGTTTACAATCCAGGTAACGTAACCGCAGCAAAGGTAAGGAATGTGTGGTTATCATTCAGTACCCCGGACATTGATGCGCTATACGGGCGGCTGCTGCGGGAAATCCCCGGAATAGAGATCATCGCACCGCCCGAAAGGAAACCGTGGGGAGCCTACTCGGTGTGGTTCCTTGACCCGGACGGCAACCGTATTGCTGTGTACCAGGAAGATGAGAAGTAA
- a CDS encoding HAMP domain-containing sensor histidine kinase: protein MKVFDRLILWTILAGFIGIAVLNGYVYSRDASAPVKAYRVEVNRMMSRINEGQKPEDIVLKQGGYTYVNKLSWVGASAGPEAVEPFFAGKGAADDAEFTVKPVYRGASLSGYVRFDYTLPERSSRLYLLLNLVLLAALGTLTGGLLYIRKQILQPFHTLQELPFELSRGQVNTGMKEHRSRFFGRFVWGLDLLRQTLEGQKQTNLRLEKDRQTLVASLSHELKTPVAAIRLYASALDGGLYDNEEKRRAAARLIGQKAEQIEQLIGGIITASVSSLHNIEIVPGEFYISGLIRAVIHTHKERLTLLKTDLQIEAYADKLLLGDQDRLLEVMNNLIENAIKYGDGLSIRITFREEDYRQLIVIENSGEPLLPGELPYIFTSFWRGSNADGKPGNGLGLFICKQLLQKMGGDIYAEPLERGMRFVLVLRY, encoded by the coding sequence ATGAAGGTCTTTGACCGGCTGATTCTTTGGACGATACTGGCCGGATTCATAGGGATTGCCGTTCTGAACGGATATGTATACTCCCGGGATGCCTCAGCTCCTGTTAAGGCCTACCGCGTAGAGGTCAACCGGATGATGAGCCGGATCAACGAAGGGCAGAAGCCGGAGGATATTGTTCTTAAGCAAGGCGGTTATACATATGTGAACAAATTAAGCTGGGTTGGAGCGTCTGCGGGGCCAGAGGCGGTGGAGCCGTTTTTTGCCGGCAAAGGGGCTGCGGATGATGCGGAATTCACAGTTAAGCCGGTCTACCGGGGGGCTTCGCTGAGTGGTTATGTACGTTTCGACTATACACTGCCCGAGCGGAGCAGCCGTCTGTATCTGCTGCTGAATCTGGTACTGCTGGCCGCGCTGGGCACATTAACCGGGGGGCTGCTCTATATCCGGAAGCAAATATTGCAGCCGTTCCATACACTTCAGGAGCTGCCTTTTGAACTATCCAGAGGACAAGTGAATACAGGCATGAAGGAGCACCGGAGCCGGTTCTTCGGCCGGTTCGTATGGGGGCTGGACCTGCTGCGGCAGACGCTGGAGGGCCAGAAGCAGACCAATCTCCGCCTGGAAAAAGACCGCCAGACCCTCGTTGCCTCGCTGTCACATGAGCTCAAAACACCGGTTGCCGCCATCCGGCTCTATGCCAGTGCACTGGACGGCGGGCTCTACGACAATGAGGAGAAACGGCGGGCAGCCGCCCGGCTCATCGGCCAAAAAGCGGAGCAGATAGAACAGCTGATCGGCGGGATCATTACCGCCTCCGTATCCTCCCTGCACAATATTGAAATTGTTCCCGGAGAGTTCTATATCAGCGGGCTGATCCGGGCGGTTATCCATACCCATAAGGAGCGGCTTACGCTGCTGAAGACTGACCTGCAGATAGAAGCGTATGCGGATAAACTGCTGCTGGGAGATCAGGATAGGCTGCTTGAGGTTATGAATAATCTTATTGAAAATGCGATCAAATACGGCGATGGTCTATCCATACGCATCACTTTCCGGGAAGAGGATTACCGGCAGCTGATTGTCATTGAGAATTCCGGGGAACCGCTCTTGCCGGGTGAGCTGCCGTATATCTTCACCAGCTTCTGGCGGGGCTCGAATGCAGACGGGAAGCCGGGCAACGGCCTCGGACTGTTCATCTGCAAGCAGCTGCTGCAGAAGATGGGCGGGGATATCTATGCGGAGCCGCTGGAGCGGGGGATGCGGTTCGTGCTGGTGCTGCGGTATTGA
- a CDS encoding response regulator transcription factor, protein MTDILIIEDNAELAEVIGDFLQVEGYSAVIAGSGEEGLAYLAEHPVKLLLLDIMLPEQDGFTVCRLVREKFNLPILIMSARHGDDNKIIGLELGADDYMEKPFSANLLTAKVKAHLRRSYDMNDNKQLLADGDLTVNRAAMQVIKDGRPLMLTVKEYELLVLLMSNKGKALRKDWLFQQVWGADSFSEPSTLTVHINKLRDKIEHTPKEPKRIITVWGVGYKYEGL, encoded by the coding sequence ATGACAGATATTCTGATTATTGAAGACAATGCTGAGCTGGCGGAGGTGATTGGTGATTTTTTGCAGGTGGAGGGATATTCGGCAGTGATTGCCGGCAGCGGGGAAGAAGGGCTGGCCTATCTTGCAGAGCATCCGGTTAAGCTGCTGCTGCTTGATATTATGCTGCCGGAGCAGGATGGCTTCACAGTCTGCCGGCTTGTCCGGGAGAAGTTCAATCTGCCGATTCTGATCATGAGTGCACGTCATGGCGACGATAACAAAATTATCGGCTTAGAGCTTGGAGCGGATGATTATATGGAGAAGCCGTTCTCGGCAAATCTGCTGACCGCCAAGGTCAAGGCTCACTTGCGCCGCAGCTACGACATGAACGACAACAAGCAGCTGCTGGCTGACGGGGATCTGACCGTGAACCGGGCGGCGATGCAGGTAATCAAAGACGGTCGGCCGCTTATGCTGACTGTGAAGGAATATGAGCTGCTGGTGCTGCTTATGAGTAATAAGGGTAAGGCGCTGCGTAAAGACTGGCTGTTCCAGCAGGTCTGGGGGGCAGACAGCTTCAGCGAGCCATCAACCCTGACTGTACATATCAATAAGCTGCGTGACAAAATCGAGCATACCCCCAAGGAGCCGAAGCGGATTATCACCGTCTGGGGAGTAGGATACAAATATGAAGGTCTTTGA
- a CDS encoding ABC transporter ATP-binding protein: MTAVLQVTNLCKTYIVNKVQNNVLRNINLTLHAGEFVSVMGPSGSGKSTLLYTVSGMDRLTAGEVVFDGQSLSGLSEKGMAELRLHRMGFIFQQMHMLSNLSVYDNIILSGYQALSGTGARRSRSEVNQSADALMRKLNIIETAGNDITEVSGGQLQRACICRALINEPAMLFADEPTGALNSKAAQEVMTELCRINREGTTLMIVTHDVKVAAQSDKVLYMVDGNIQGEHILGKFSPEQGSREREHSLTGWLMEMGW, translated from the coding sequence ATGACAGCAGTTCTTCAAGTAACGAATTTATGTAAAACGTATATTGTCAACAAGGTTCAGAATAATGTGTTGCGGAATATCAATCTGACGCTTCATGCAGGGGAGTTCGTCTCGGTGATGGGGCCGTCCGGCTCAGGCAAATCCACACTGCTGTATACGGTCAGCGGAATGGACCGGCTGACGGCGGGTGAGGTGGTGTTTGACGGCCAGAGTCTCTCCGGGCTCTCTGAGAAGGGGATGGCTGAGCTGCGGCTGCACAGGATGGGATTCATCTTCCAGCAAATGCATATGCTGAGCAATCTCTCCGTTTATGATAATATTATTCTATCAGGTTACCAGGCTTTATCCGGCACAGGAGCCCGGCGCAGCCGGAGTGAGGTGAACCAATCTGCCGATGCGCTGATGCGCAAGCTGAACATTATTGAAACAGCCGGCAATGACATTACAGAGGTATCCGGCGGACAGCTGCAGCGGGCTTGTATCTGCCGGGCATTGATTAATGAGCCTGCGATGCTGTTTGCTGACGAGCCGACAGGGGCGCTCAATTCCAAAGCAGCCCAGGAAGTGATGACCGAGCTGTGCCGGATTAACCGTGAAGGGACCACGCTGATGATTGTGACGCATGACGTGAAGGTAGCCGCACAGAGTGATAAGGTTCTATATATGGTAGACGGCAATATTCAGGGTGAGCATATCCTGGGCAAATTTTCGCCGGAGCAGGGTTCAAGGGAACGGGAACACAGCCTGACGGGCTGGCTGATGGAGATGGGCTGGTAA